In one Photobacterium swingsii genomic region, the following are encoded:
- a CDS encoding sensor domain-containing diguanylate cyclase — MSKARTLSLILTKLTRLQQSTKHDAVKQLRAEINQMIAIEGITLPDEYDCFLTAYDVYRSHTIEHAIPYFIHCQILCNSNKNKVLHLYCDVHLGTIYSLIGQYHQALKHFLAAQQSNTVEDENLKLLLNLNVGDTYLSLGDFERVKRYCLKAVDLAKSNNEQSCLTLALDNIALAEGHLGCLDGAFHYIEQSIAIAKALDCSRSMGFAYAYKARLLTLKGEYDIATPFYRKADLSFLQTYEYMGRSDNLYHYALLLKASGKLDLSLERCHQAQLLIHKEQNYQLRIQLYRLEAEIHHQHGDLVLEKEAIAKQAELANQELKRATSNETEYIESILKLGEQKREHDSLQMLHGNLKIITQIGQNIATVNNLNDCLLDVFNQINKIIPIHVFGIALYNEDNQVLNYNHFIEDSELITPFTISCENISSLEAYCIHHQKTLLLNTSSEKEVSTYINLNHLDRQMYFGDGERNQSAIVTPINLNNKTIGALFLEHKTAYLYQSYHCDLAEQLASFIAVSLENQRQTQILRKQQHELEIINNKLDSLSRQDPLTQLLNRYELEKVVPKLLHNAQHSQQPITCLMIDIDFYKGYNDYYGHHEGDKVLAQLSAIFKQEFTFSDDYVFRFGGDEFLVILYGQPLEICHPKVQKVQHAVEQLSIPHHASKCASIITLSIGGYCWYPNTADEMDINGLIQYADEALYHAKTQSRNTFVAYESHTLVAPTIREHQ, encoded by the coding sequence ATGAGTAAAGCGCGTACACTTTCTCTCATTCTCACTAAACTGACACGCCTTCAGCAATCAACAAAACATGACGCTGTTAAACAGCTACGTGCTGAAATCAATCAAATGATTGCCATCGAAGGCATCACCCTACCTGATGAATATGATTGCTTTTTAACGGCTTACGATGTGTACCGTAGCCATACTATTGAACATGCAATCCCCTATTTCATCCATTGTCAGATACTCTGCAATAGTAATAAAAACAAAGTTCTGCATCTGTATTGTGATGTTCACCTAGGCACAATTTATTCACTCATTGGTCAATATCACCAAGCTTTGAAGCACTTCTTAGCAGCTCAGCAAAGTAATACCGTCGAAGACGAAAACTTAAAACTCTTACTTAACCTCAATGTTGGTGATACTTACTTATCGCTTGGCGATTTTGAGCGTGTTAAAAGATACTGTTTAAAAGCTGTAGATCTTGCCAAATCCAACAATGAACAAAGCTGTCTAACCCTAGCGCTGGACAATATTGCGCTAGCAGAAGGACACCTTGGGTGTCTAGACGGTGCTTTTCATTACATTGAACAGAGTATCGCTATCGCCAAAGCACTCGATTGCTCACGCTCTATGGGTTTTGCCTATGCATACAAGGCTCGCTTGCTTACATTAAAAGGCGAATATGACATTGCAACGCCGTTCTACCGTAAAGCGGATTTGTCTTTTCTTCAAACATACGAATATATGGGGCGCAGTGACAACTTGTACCACTACGCCCTACTGTTAAAAGCATCCGGCAAACTGGATTTGTCGCTAGAACGATGCCATCAGGCACAGTTACTGATTCATAAAGAACAAAACTACCAGCTAAGAATTCAACTGTATCGACTTGAAGCTGAAATTCATCACCAGCATGGTGATCTCGTGTTAGAAAAAGAAGCGATAGCGAAACAAGCTGAACTCGCCAACCAAGAGCTTAAACGTGCCACAAGTAATGAGACTGAATATATAGAAAGTATTCTTAAACTGGGTGAGCAAAAACGTGAACATGATTCATTACAGATGTTACACGGTAACTTAAAGATCATTACGCAGATTGGTCAAAATATCGCTACGGTCAATAATCTCAATGACTGCCTACTTGATGTGTTTAATCAAATTAACAAGATCATCCCCATCCATGTTTTTGGGATCGCGCTTTATAACGAAGATAACCAAGTTCTTAATTACAACCATTTCATTGAAGATAGCGAACTGATTACTCCTTTTACTATTAGCTGTGAGAATATTTCAAGTTTAGAGGCATACTGCATTCATCACCAAAAAACACTGTTGCTGAACACAAGTTCTGAGAAAGAAGTTTCAACATACATTAATCTCAACCATTTAGATCGACAGATGTACTTTGGTGATGGTGAACGTAACCAATCTGCCATCGTTACGCCTATTAATTTAAATAACAAAACTATCGGTGCGCTATTTTTAGAACATAAAACTGCGTATCTATACCAAAGCTACCATTGTGATCTCGCAGAACAGTTAGCCAGCTTTATTGCAGTATCACTTGAAAACCAGCGACAAACGCAAATACTGCGCAAACAACAGCATGAACTTGAGATTATTAATAACAAGTTAGATAGCTTGTCGCGACAAGACCCACTGACACAACTACTTAATCGCTATGAATTAGAGAAAGTTGTGCCTAAGTTATTGCATAACGCGCAGCATTCTCAGCAGCCCATCACCTGCTTAATGATCGATATTGATTTTTATAAAGGTTATAACGATTATTATGGCCATCATGAAGGTGACAAAGTACTTGCCCAGCTATCTGCCATTTTTAAGCAAGAATTTACTTTCAGCGATGATTATGTTTTTCGTTTCGGTGGCGATGAGTTTTTAGTGATCTTGTACGGGCAACCGCTTGAGATTTGTCATCCGAAAGTGCAGAAGGTGCAACATGCGGTTGAACAACTTTCTATTCCACATCACGCTTCCAAATGCGCTTCTATTATCACTCTTTCAATTGGGGGCTATTGCTGGTACCCAAATACTGCAGATGAGATGGACATTAACGGCTTAATTCAATATGCAGACGAAGCGCTCTACCATGCAAAAACACAAAGCCGAAACACCTTTGTTGCTTATGAAAGCCATACGTTAGTAGCACCAACAATTAGAGAGCATCAATAA
- a CDS encoding RidA family protein codes for MTDAIIKVSRNTENAPQSTLSTQTVAFSHYNNFSAQLPVDPKTGEIVVGDVKDQAAQCLTNIKAIVESIDHVMDDVVKINVFLKNIADIEAVDEVYATFFTNLLPTRTVVQVNALPMGDALVQMDALISNGEGTAPQAPCALIKLSRNTENAPQSPVSTQTVAFSHYNNISAQLPVDAKTGALVEGGVKEQTAQCLKNMKAVLESIDVPFDDIVKINMYLTDLADADAVNEVYSTFFPDSAIARTVAYVPARSVIAADALPMGALVQIDASVSHGDGTPPQEVEDRHNIVIRANNTDAAPRNPLHTQTVAFSHYNHVAAQLPVDVKTNAIVAGGAKEQAEQCMKNIKAIVESVDHVMDDIVKINIQLKDVADIDAVNEVYTTFFNGDLPARTVVGVSQIEMGALVQIDAVVSNGEGTLPQA; via the coding sequence ATGACTGACGCGATCATCAAAGTTTCTCGTAATACTGAGAACGCACCTCAAAGCACTCTATCAACTCAAACAGTTGCTTTCTCTCACTACAATAACTTTTCGGCTCAATTGCCAGTAGACCCTAAAACAGGTGAAATCGTTGTTGGTGACGTAAAAGACCAAGCAGCACAATGTCTAACTAACATCAAAGCTATCGTAGAAAGCATCGACCATGTAATGGACGACGTTGTTAAAATTAACGTTTTCCTTAAAAACATCGCAGACATTGAAGCTGTAGATGAAGTTTACGCGACATTCTTCACTAACCTTCTACCAACTCGCACAGTTGTTCAAGTTAACGCACTGCCAATGGGTGATGCTTTGGTTCAAATGGATGCGCTTATCTCTAACGGTGAAGGTACTGCTCCACAAGCTCCTTGTGCTCTTATCAAGCTTTCTCGCAACACTGAAAATGCACCACAAAGCCCAGTTTCAACGCAAACAGTTGCTTTCTCTCACTACAACAACATCTCTGCTCAACTACCAGTAGACGCTAAAACAGGCGCACTAGTAGAAGGCGGCGTGAAAGAGCAAACTGCTCAGTGTCTTAAAAACATGAAAGCTGTACTAGAAAGCATCGATGTACCTTTCGATGACATCGTTAAAATCAACATGTACCTAACTGATCTTGCTGATGCTGACGCAGTAAACGAAGTTTACTCAACGTTCTTCCCTGATTCAGCTATCGCTCGTACAGTTGCTTATGTACCTGCACGTTCTGTTATCGCAGCAGACGCACTACCAATGGGCGCATTAGTTCAAATTGATGCTTCTGTATCTCACGGCGACGGCACACCTCCACAAGAAGTTGAAGACCGTCACAACATCGTTATCCGTGCAAACAATACAGATGCTGCACCACGTAACCCACTACACACACAAACAGTTGCTTTCTCTCACTACAACCACGTTGCAGCTCAACTTCCAGTTGACGTTAAAACAAACGCAATCGTAGCTGGCGGTGCTAAAGAGCAAGCTGAGCAGTGCATGAAAAACATCAAAGCTATCGTTGAAAGCGTTGACCACGTAATGGACGACATCGTTAAAATTAACATCCAACTTAAAGATGTTGCTGATATCGATGCAGTAAACGAAGTTTACACAACATTCTTCAACGGCGACCTTCCAGCACGTACAGTTGTTGGTGTTTCTCAAATCGAAATGGGCGCACTAGTTCAAATCGACGCTGTTGTTTCTAACGGTGAAGGTACACTTCCACAAGCTTAA
- a CDS encoding pullulanase-associated domain-containing protein — protein sequence MNLKRALLCLVVSLAAGCGGSSEKTDSTTPATTAITSTAFSNSYLPAQGGAVWRYDVADSSESITLSSSNVIKNNGQESVELTWDHSGYKQTLRQKNNAVYIDRIKLNQVTVDNKDYQVEVDLSENPALLLPEYAVIGDMKGSDGYHDMKVKISPNVGPAYGEYTYEWSYKGTETVKTTTGSYEALHIRYRLILSISVTTQDYGTINTTVDINQGLWLVPGIGIVKLADYSVTSSSAASSTPFIAVLSGFNKYKNENNVIAPLPEKITIASDSPWKNIHSFYKLNELYGNWENEYQCDSNTEYSPSFKLSLNETSYTLRTLVTNNESCNQAKAHEYIESGTYKLLGHDIIDTDYLRLELMPSSSEQNYYRFGNLVHNTHNFAYTHEINLASGKNGSLKLAVDTIPEKFINQRFYTNLKSAKAKAPNIEGLEKTALVYFRMYDDAMMIAPEEDFAGWGMQVWNDKHCDSILASQLKDISWEKPLQPLGYDPSYGIYFELKIKEGNTGCANVIIHKGNQQAVDDNMTLDLSAPLYSTITYQDTEISYN from the coding sequence ATGAATCTTAAAAGGGCTTTGCTCTGCTTAGTCGTGAGTCTCGCTGCTGGTTGTGGCGGCAGTTCTGAGAAAACAGATAGCACCACCCCAGCGACCACCGCTATCACATCAACAGCATTTTCAAACTCCTACCTGCCAGCCCAAGGTGGCGCAGTGTGGCGTTATGATGTTGCTGATTCTAGCGAGAGCATCACGCTGTCGAGTAGCAATGTTATTAAAAATAACGGCCAAGAAAGTGTAGAGTTAACATGGGATCACAGCGGATATAAGCAGACGCTACGCCAGAAAAATAATGCCGTCTATATCGACCGTATCAAACTCAATCAGGTTACTGTCGACAATAAAGACTATCAAGTTGAAGTCGATTTATCAGAAAACCCAGCATTGCTACTTCCTGAATATGCGGTTATTGGCGATATGAAAGGGAGTGATGGCTATCATGATATGAAAGTAAAAATATCCCCCAATGTCGGGCCAGCATATGGTGAGTATACATATGAGTGGTCATACAAAGGTACTGAAACCGTTAAAACCACTACTGGCAGCTATGAAGCCTTACATATTCGCTACCGTCTTATCCTTTCTATATCTGTCACGACACAAGATTATGGCACGATAAATACTACGGTAGATATCAACCAAGGTTTATGGCTAGTACCTGGTATCGGTATTGTTAAACTAGCCGACTATAGTGTAACCAGTTCTAGCGCTGCCAGTTCTACCCCATTTATTGCTGTGCTTAGTGGCTTTAATAAATACAAAAATGAAAATAACGTCATCGCCCCTTTACCTGAAAAGATAACGATCGCATCAGATAGTCCATGGAAAAATATCCATAGCTTCTACAAACTCAACGAGTTATACGGGAACTGGGAGAATGAATACCAGTGCGATAGCAATACAGAGTACAGCCCTTCATTCAAACTGTCGTTAAATGAAACCAGCTATACACTGCGTACGCTTGTAACCAATAACGAGAGCTGTAATCAAGCAAAGGCTCACGAATATATCGAGTCTGGTACTTATAAACTGCTTGGCCACGACATTATAGATACCGATTACTTACGCTTGGAGTTGATGCCAAGTTCATCGGAGCAGAACTACTACCGATTTGGCAATTTAGTGCACAATACCCATAACTTTGCTTACACTCATGAGATCAATTTGGCTAGCGGCAAAAACGGAAGCCTCAAGTTAGCCGTCGATACGATTCCAGAAAAGTTTATCAATCAACGTTTCTACACAAATTTAAAGAGTGCAAAAGCGAAAGCACCTAACATCGAAGGTTTGGAAAAAACAGCACTGGTTTATTTTAGAATGTACGATGACGCTATGATGATCGCCCCAGAAGAGGACTTTGCCGGTTGGGGAATGCAGGTATGGAATGATAAGCACTGTGATTCTATTTTGGCGTCACAACTCAAAGACATCTCCTGGGAGAAACCCCTTCAGCCTCTAGGCTATGATCCAAGCTACGGTATTTATTTTGAGTTAAAAATAAAAGAAGGAAATACAGGCTGCGCGAATGTGATTATCCATAAAGGCAATCAACAGGCTGTCGATGATAATATGACATTGGATTTATCCGCACCGCTTTATTCTACTATCACCTATCAAGACACTGAAATTAGTTATAACTGA
- a CDS encoding NupC/NupG family nucleoside CNT transporter produces the protein MPYLHFIFGLAVVAVLALLASKDRKNIKLRYIIQLLVIEMSVAYFLLNSSAGTGIVTEFAEGFNGLMAFAAEGTNFVFGGLINEGGFDFFLQVLMPIVFISALIGILQHIKVLPIVISAIGYLLSKINGMGKLESFNAISALMVGQSENFITYKAILGKMSERRMYTLAATAMSTVSMSIVGSYMQLIAPKYVVAALFLNMFSTFIILSIINPYDHEAEENFDDMVAEAEGERVTFFEMLGEYILTGFKVAVIVAAMLIGFISLIAMINKGFTVALGISFQDLIGYVFYPVAWLMGIPASEALQAGSIMATKLVSNEFVAMMALQEQLDTLSAHTIGTISIFLVSFANFSSIGIIAGAVKGVNEEKGNLVARFGLRLLYGSTLVSILSAMIANIMMA, from the coding sequence ATGCCCTACTTACATTTTATCTTTGGTCTTGCCGTCGTCGCCGTTCTTGCATTATTAGCGAGTAAAGATCGTAAAAACATTAAACTCCGCTATATCATCCAGCTACTCGTTATTGAAATGAGCGTAGCTTACTTCTTACTCAATTCATCTGCGGGTACAGGTATCGTTACCGAGTTCGCTGAAGGTTTTAACGGCCTAATGGCTTTTGCCGCAGAAGGGACGAATTTCGTCTTTGGTGGGCTAATTAATGAAGGGGGTTTCGACTTCTTCTTACAAGTCTTAATGCCTATTGTCTTTATTTCTGCACTAATCGGTATTTTACAGCATATTAAAGTGCTTCCTATTGTGATCAGCGCCATTGGTTACTTACTCTCGAAAATTAATGGTATGGGCAAGCTAGAATCTTTCAATGCCATCAGCGCCTTGATGGTTGGCCAATCTGAAAACTTTATTACCTACAAAGCTATTTTAGGCAAAATGTCCGAGCGTCGTATGTACACCTTAGCAGCAACGGCGATGTCGACTGTATCTATGTCGATTGTTGGTTCTTACATGCAGCTAATCGCACCCAAATATGTGGTTGCGGCGCTATTTTTAAACATGTTTAGCACCTTCATTATTCTGTCTATCATCAATCCATACGATCATGAAGCAGAAGAAAACTTTGATGATATGGTGGCAGAAGCAGAAGGCGAGCGCGTTACTTTCTTTGAAATGCTTGGCGAATATATCCTAACAGGCTTTAAAGTCGCCGTAATCGTTGCAGCAATGCTGATTGGCTTTATTTCACTGATTGCCATGATCAACAAGGGCTTTACGGTTGCACTGGGTATTAGCTTCCAAGATCTGATTGGTTACGTCTTTTACCCTGTTGCTTGGTTGATGGGTATTCCAGCCAGCGAAGCACTACAAGCAGGTAGTATTATGGCAACTAAACTAGTTTCGAATGAGTTTGTCGCTATGATGGCACTACAAGAGCAGCTAGATACACTATCTGCCCATACGATTGGTACAATTTCGATTTTCTTGGTGTCATTCGCTAACTTTAGCTCTATCGGTATTATTGCAGGTGCCGTCAAAGGGGTGAACGAAGAAAAAGGTAACCTTGTCGCGCGCTTCGGCTTACGCTTACTGTATGGTTCAACCTTAGTCAGTATCCTGTCTGCAATGATCGCTAACATTATGATGGCTTAA
- a CDS encoding manganese-dependent inorganic pyrophosphatase — protein MKRRYLAVLLSMISASSMAFDLTTPQVNNTDNLVWTGHLSPDTDTVTSAIAAAHIYGGTAAVPEDINPESHFVLEHCQTTAPKLLKDVSAQQFGLVDFNQQTQLHSSIDAKNIVAIVDHHAIGGNPVNMTQVAAIDIRPWGSAATILANHAETLGIDLPANIACTTLGGILSDTMVFRSPTTTQYDRSYAEKLAKLAGIKDINAFGEKMLEAKSDLSHVSAADILTLDYKNFAYGGKKVGIGVAETITAQQLLDRKSEFIAAMKAYKKEAGLDHLFFSVIDTKHKRANLLWIDSADQKIASAAFKGQSQEKWLILEGVTSRKRQIGPAIQKAVEAN, from the coding sequence ATGAAACGACGTTACCTCGCTGTGCTACTTTCTATGATCAGCGCATCTAGCATGGCTTTTGACCTCACAACACCCCAAGTAAATAACACTGATAACCTTGTTTGGACGGGTCACTTAAGTCCTGATACTGACACCGTTACATCAGCTATTGCAGCGGCGCACATCTATGGTGGTACAGCAGCCGTTCCTGAAGATATCAACCCAGAAAGTCACTTTGTGCTTGAGCACTGCCAAACTACAGCTCCAAAATTACTGAAAGATGTATCAGCTCAACAATTTGGTTTAGTGGATTTTAACCAGCAGACGCAACTTCATTCCTCAATAGATGCAAAGAATATTGTCGCTATTGTTGATCACCACGCTATTGGCGGTAACCCAGTAAACATGACACAAGTAGCGGCTATTGATATTCGCCCTTGGGGATCGGCAGCAACGATTCTTGCAAACCATGCTGAAACACTTGGTATCGATCTTCCCGCTAATATAGCCTGTACAACACTAGGTGGCATTTTATCTGACACCATGGTGTTCCGTTCGCCAACGACAACGCAATACGATCGTAGCTATGCAGAGAAACTAGCGAAACTTGCAGGTATTAAAGACATCAACGCATTTGGCGAAAAAATGCTGGAAGCCAAATCTGACCTAAGCCATGTCAGTGCCGCTGATATTCTGACGTTAGATTATAAAAACTTCGCTTACGGCGGTAAAAAAGTCGGGATTGGTGTGGCGGAAACCATTACAGCTCAACAACTGTTAGACAGAAAATCTGAATTTATTGCGGCAATGAAAGCCTATAAAAAAGAAGCGGGGTTAGATCATCTCTTCTTCTCTGTAATTGATACCAAACACAAGCGTGCCAACCTTTTATGGATTGACAGCGCTGATCAAAAGATTGCCAGCGCTGCATTTAAAGGACAATCTCAAGAGAAGTGGTTAATTCTAGAGGGTGTGACATCACGTAAGCGTCAAATTGGCCCAGCCATTCAAAAAGCCGTAGAAGCAAATTAA
- a CDS encoding NADPH-dependent FMN reductase produces MKVLAFAATNSKQSINKQLVTAASQFVEGAEVEILDINDYEMPLFSMEREQELGQPALAQAFFKKIGEADALIVSFAEHNGSYTAAYKNLFDWTSRIDQKVFQGKPMLLLATSPGPGGASSVLAAAAGSAPYFAGEVKAQLSVPSFYDNFDPATGTVTNPEILDQLKSAVAQLS; encoded by the coding sequence ATGAAAGTATTAGCATTTGCAGCAACAAACAGTAAGCAATCAATCAACAAACAGTTAGTCACGGCGGCCAGCCAATTCGTTGAAGGCGCTGAAGTTGAAATCTTAGACATCAACGATTACGAAATGCCTCTTTTCAGCATGGAGCGCGAACAAGAACTGGGACAGCCTGCGCTTGCACAAGCTTTCTTTAAAAAGATTGGTGAAGCAGATGCATTAATTGTGTCATTTGCTGAACATAACGGCTCTTACACCGCGGCCTACAAAAACCTGTTTGATTGGACATCGCGTATCGATCAAAAAGTATTCCAAGGTAAACCTATGCTGTTACTTGCGACTTCCCCTGGCCCTGGTGGTGCGAGTAGTGTGTTAGCGGCGGCAGCAGGATCAGCGCCATACTTTGCAGGGGAAGTTAAAGCTCAGCTCTCTGTACCAAGTTTTTACGACAACTTTGATCCTGCGACAGGTACAGTAACGAACCCCGAGATTCTAGATCAACTTAAATCGGCCGTTGCCCAGCTTAGCTAA
- a CDS encoding VOC family protein: MKEITRVNHIGLRVRDFITARDFYSKLGFEYITGPSGPEPVAIIEHPAGININLILNAAQGDSTNQLMDVETKHTGYTHVAIEVSDLAEALKHLASHNIPLSGGPMRHPTGESVFIRDPDRNVIEFIEYTGLNAFN, encoded by the coding sequence ATGAAAGAAATAACGCGTGTTAATCATATTGGCTTGCGAGTGAGAGACTTCATTACTGCTCGAGACTTTTATAGCAAGCTAGGCTTTGAATACATCACAGGACCAAGTGGACCAGAGCCCGTCGCCATTATTGAGCACCCTGCAGGCATTAATATCAATCTGATTTTGAATGCCGCACAAGGTGACAGTACAAATCAATTAATGGATGTTGAAACGAAACACACAGGTTATACCCATGTTGCGATTGAAGTCTCAGACTTAGCTGAAGCACTAAAACATTTAGCAAGCCATAACATACCGCTTAGCGGTGGTCCGATGCGCCATCCAACCGGTGAGTCAGTATTTATTCGAGACCCTGATCGTAACGTTATCGAATTTATTGAATATACTGGATTAAATGCATTCAACTAG
- a CDS encoding LysR family transcriptional regulator yields the protein MAFNAHLLDGMIIFVEVVNSGSFTKAADNSGHSTSYISKEINKLEERLGVRLLHRTTRSLSLTSEGEIYFQQCQQLLFDAEQAELAMTGGQVEPRGLLRISCPISLGISRVRPVVAKYMAQYPEVNLELDLNDRRVDMVAEGFDLLIRASANIEDSSLICRPIFQSHSITLASPEYLKRYGTPSHPSDLANHRCISYSNLKTPNVWQFTDQDNQHHSVQVQSKVLTNSSEMELGLCLAGQGITRLPKFNLGSEIERGLLIPLFTDFKLQTINVYMMYPSRKHMSSKVRSFIDFILHELGDSADRK from the coding sequence ATGGCGTTTAATGCACATTTACTTGATGGAATGATAATTTTTGTTGAAGTGGTTAACAGTGGCAGCTTTACTAAGGCGGCAGACAATAGTGGGCACTCAACGTCTTACATCAGCAAAGAAATCAATAAGCTGGAAGAGCGGTTAGGTGTACGTTTGCTGCATCGAACAACGCGATCATTGAGTTTGACGTCAGAAGGGGAGATTTACTTTCAGCAATGCCAGCAATTACTCTTCGATGCAGAACAAGCAGAATTAGCGATGACGGGTGGGCAGGTTGAGCCACGAGGTTTATTACGCATTTCATGTCCGATTAGCTTGGGTATTTCTCGGGTTCGCCCTGTAGTGGCTAAATATATGGCGCAGTACCCTGAGGTAAATTTAGAGCTGGATCTGAATGATCGCCGAGTCGATATGGTTGCTGAAGGGTTCGATCTTTTAATTAGAGCATCTGCTAACATTGAAGATTCAAGCTTAATCTGCCGCCCTATTTTTCAGTCGCATAGTATTACGTTGGCTTCACCTGAGTATCTTAAACGTTATGGTACACCCTCACACCCAAGCGATTTAGCGAATCACCGCTGTATCAGTTATAGCAATTTGAAAACCCCGAATGTGTGGCAGTTCACCGACCAAGATAATCAACATCACTCGGTTCAAGTACAAAGCAAAGTGCTGACGAACAGTTCTGAGATGGAGTTAGGTCTGTGCCTTGCGGGTCAGGGGATAACGCGGTTGCCTAAATTTAACCTAGGATCGGAGATAGAGCGAGGGTTACTCATTCCTTTGTTTACTGACTTTAAATTGCAAACCATCAATGTGTATATGATGTATCCAAGCCGTAAGCATATGTCATCAAAGGTAAGAAGCTTTATTGATTTTATACTGCACGAATTAGGTGATAGCGCGGACAGAAAATAA
- a CDS encoding IS3 family transposase (programmed frameshift), with product MTIPNKHYVKRTQRDYTLGFKLQVVDAIEKGDMTYKQAQSIYGIQGRSTVLTWLRKHGKLDWTTCPRKNTMPKSPRANETPAQKIKRLEQELEDERLRCLLLNRVVDILDAEHGMSLRKKYIAKGARSLQKERKVSLSKACSLLDISRQCVYQREKREATRQAELAPVRGMVLELRRFMPRLGTRKLYFLLKPKLIAKGIKLGRDALFNYLREERLLVKPKRSYTKTTNSRHWMKKHPNLLKEVVPSKPEEVLVSDITYVQSSEGVHYLSLVTDAFSRKIMGYEVSNEMKASDVVKALDMTLKTRCYRHATIHHSDRGLQYCSSLYQEKLKKHGIIPSMTDGYDCYQNALAERVNGILKQEFLLTQCKGLNELKTLVEESIYTYNEMRPHLSLGMDTPNKMHEKSQQLALLAY from the exons ATGACCATTCCAAATAAACACTACGTTAAGCGCACTCAGCGTGATTACACACTAGGCTTTAAATTACAGGTTGTAGACGCCATCGAAAAAGGCGACATGACCTATAAACAAGCCCAATCAATTTACGGCATACAAGGTCGTTCGACCGTTCTTACTTGGTTAAGAAAGCATGGAAAATTGGATTGGACTACCTGTCCAAGGAAGAACACGATGCCAAAGTCACCAAGAGCGAATGAAACGCCGGCCCAGAAAATAAAACGACTTGAACAAGAGCTCGAAGATGAACGCCTTAGATGTCTTCTTCTCAACAGAGTTGTCGATATTCTTGACGCTGAGCATGGGATGTCGCTAAGAAAAAAGTATATAGCGAAGG GAGCAAGAAGCCTTCAAAAAGAGAGGAAAGTAAGCTTAAGTAAAGCTTGCTCATTGCTCGATATATCTCGTCAATGTGTCTATCAGAGAGAAAAGCGTGAGGCAACTCGTCAGGCTGAGCTTGCTCCTGTGAGAGGAATGGTACTGGAACTAAGACGCTTCATGCCTCGACTAGGAACTCGTAAGCTCTATTTCTTACTGAAACCTAAGCTGATAGCCAAGGGAATAAAACTTGGTCGTGATGCTTTGTTTAATTACCTCAGAGAAGAACGCTTACTCGTTAAGCCGAAACGGAGTTACACCAAAACAACGAACAGCAGGCACTGGATGAAAAAACATCCGAACTTGCTAAAAGAAGTCGTTCCGTCAAAACCAGAAGAGGTTCTGGTGAGCGACATCACTTATGTTCAGTCGAGCGAGGGTGTTCACTACTTATCATTAGTTACCGATGCCTTCAGTCGTAAAATTATGGGGTATGAAGTCAGTAATGAAATGAAAGCGAGTGATGTTGTGAAGGCTTTAGATATGACGCTAAAGACTCGATGTTATCGTCATGCGACAATCCATCATTCAGATAGAGGACTTCAGTATTGCTCTAGCCTTTATCAAGAGAAGCTTAAAAAGCATGGCATAATACCATCAATGACGGATGGATATGACTGTTACCAAAACGCGTTAGCTGAGCGGGTCAATGGTATCCTCAAGCAAGAGTTCTTGCTTACTCAGTGCAAAGGTCTTAACGAGTTAAAAACGCTTGTTGAAGAGTCTATATATACGTATAACGAAATGAGGCCGCATCTTAGCCTTGGCATGGATACGCCAAATAAAATGCATGAAAAAAGCCAGCAACTTGCGTTACTGGCTTACTAA